ttataacatcAAAATTCAAGAGAATGAAATAATTCGGTTACAACATACTTTCCTTAAAGCAGTTTCTTTGCAAGCCGTCTTTTCCTCAAACAAAACCCGATAACGAACCGTGATGAATACAATGCTTCCCGATTTGTATAGAAAAGAACAACGATATGATATGATTTCGGATTCCATTAATATAAAACCAAATAACCTAAAATCGATTCTAAACTGTACtgtaatcataaaaataaaattaataaaaaattgttaaatcaattatataaatagaataataaataaaaattgttaacaataaattagtCTATAAACTATAGACAACGAAAAAAATATAccgaattatttcaaataaaaaactacATTATTTAAACATGACGAATTAGATTTCTTTTCGGCAGTGTAAAGGTCATAccaattaaatctaaaatagagtagctattaaaaaaatgtcgaaATCACCTGATGGCGCCAATAAGAAAGGACTTTTACAGTGCGCTAGGTCATGAATTGGAAAGACAGAAATACCTTCTgtattaatttgattgaaggttttcttttttctcgtAAGAGATATCTAGGTCAGTAGATTAATAGctaatttgatacaaaatagCTCAATCGATCACTATCAAcgtttataaatcatttatacaatttaaaaattaatccataacttttttattttccagtGATTTCAGGTTCTTATTCTGGTTATTACATCATTCCTGGTCAGATGCCGTACGATGGATACCATGATTTACATCTTCCACATGACCCACCTTTATACCCTACATTAAGAAAAGTGCCAAAAACGTCGTTTTCGTGTGAATCTCGATCTGCTGGTTATTATGCGGATATTGAAGCGGCGTGCCAAGTAAATATACTTTATttgaaagaattatttattaaaaattattatttttaggctTATCACGTGTGTaatgataagaaaaaaatcgtcgCATCGTTTCTTTGCACCAATGGAACGCTATTTAATGAACAATTCCAAGTTTGtgatcaattttataatgTTAGGTGTGGATCGAAATATTTagacttattttaatttattattacttttactttttatccAAACATCgtgatttataataatttattaatttggaaaaaatattaaatgatttggcaatatttatatgtattaatttttattgaaaattcaaactcaatacaataattaaaaaattattatgattaataaagaattaacaatttttcttattatttcaattcttttattttctctaTCTTCTGTCTGTTTTACCAACTCCACGTTTTCCAGCGAATAAATGTTTAGGTTTCTTCGTACCAATAAACCTATCAGCTTCACCTTTAAGACCATATTTACCAACTTTCTTACTAATTGCTCTATGTGCGATTTTAGCCAATTTTTTCCTcatctgaaaaaaaaaaataattacataatgtgtaaatattttattgattacatCGACCATGAGGATAGTTTTTTGAAGAGTGAAAAATCACAGGAAGCTACagtatgtttttatttgtaaaagttgtaaaatctAGATGCGTTTGGACGATAAATGTAACGCAGATTTGGAAATACAATACGAGGTCCTTTGCACAAGACCACAGGATATTCACAGGTGGAGAATAAAggtaaaatagaaataaaatcacCGTCGCCATTGGCTGCCTGAAAGCCATGTACGACATGTGGAGCATTACCCGCCAGGCAACTAGCGAATCTTAGAGCTCAAATATTAATCATCTACCAAGTCACATTATCATTATTACATAAACCTGTTCATCATCAATCAAAGAAAGTGAGTTTAAACACGCCATATCTATTATACAGGGTCCTGCAACAGTGCGTCAGGCATCCATAGCTCGTATACCAATTAAGTTAGGAATTTCTTTCAAACGCAGACTTGTactatacagtatgtccccgaATCGAGTTataaagaggaaaaaaaatttattactgatttttcaaacttatttcagcataaataatgtgtcggatatgttcaaaccactaaatagcacgaattttatactttaactatagaagttaactaattattcctatttttatgcaaaaattggacttttttctaaattgaaaaattttcaagttcaatttatgatatgtaaccatagaaaccataaaagttacaactcatgttagtgaaaaatatacggacaaatcaaattaaaatatggctgaataattgaataaaatattttaaatgtaaatgtatGTAATAACACACTATGTAAGTGTGTAAGTGAACAAATCAACTATTTGGCACACATTTGAAGACAAGTTCTCAATTCTTTGAAAGAATTACGAATTTCCGCCAGTGGTAGAGATTCTATCGcattaattattcttagttttaatagttctgcatCGCCCTGTAATAGTTCactgtaaacaatttgtttcaatcgttccccaaaataaaaatccataattgtaAAATGAGGACTATGTGCTGGTCATAAAATAGGACCATTTGGTCACAATGTGTGATGGTGAGCTAGGCAACCGTCTCGCTGAAAGTACATTgaccgtataaaatttaagggtaATTCATCAAgttgttcattaaaataattttgtaacataTCCAAATATTTCTGTTTATTTACATTTCTGACGAAGAAATATGGCCCAATTACCCCGTGGTtacttttttgaaatgttcgTCTAGAGAGTGTAGAATTTGGATTTACATCACTcttctatggttacatatcataatttgacctttaaaaatttttagtttagaaaaaatttttacataaaaatgggaataattaatagtagttaacttctatagttagagtataaaattcGTGCGATTTAGTAGTTcgaacatatccgacgcattatttatgctgagataagtttgaaaattcagtaatacaaattttttcctctttgtaactcgatccggggacatactgtatatatGAGTGTATTTCTGGAAAATATTTggacatatttggatttgtctgttttcaaggtttatgaataactttactgtTTGCAATTTGATActgccgttctcgagttattcgaatttttctagaaaaatctgctccagcagacatttgttcaaaaaatcagagaacactcgattttagggatatcaatttaggattcagaacatgattaagcaacatgatgaagtatgttttggtgccgagaacggccgTCTACTTTTATtgcttagtcgtcttcggcgtcttattttacatcttttatgtCCTATTGCATTTTGGaggaattaatcacgtgttaaactgaccaaaaaatgtagtagatgaTGCAGCGGAAAAGGTGAgtaccttggcttatttcgagcccagtcccaacgCCTCAATtggagctgccaaagaagatctgggaatcatactacgaactttgtcgcgcttttcatgtataaaaaacaaattaagaatttcttgatttgtgtaaatactATTTTCGTTACTGTTAccgattttaactctttttagtactaatattaagggaccttacagataattattagctcacatgtatcaagtgacgtaaataAGTGAGACTTTGACAAGAAGTCATTGAGAAGGcgtgttttccatggcacactaggttaaatatcgatataagtgtgcatttttcaaaaaaccctaattatctcccaaactattgatgttaggtataggacatatgggatataaaagatgtaaaatgagacaccgaagacgactaagtaataaaatatagggggtgccatttaaaaaaatgaagttatggtacttccaaatttcgaaaagttaaggtgccatagtaaagtgaccaaacgttctagacagctgttctcggcaccaaaacatactccatcatgttgcttaagcatattctgaatcctaaattgatatctcaaaaatcgagtgttctctgattttttgaatgtttGCTGGAgtagatttttctagaaaaattcgaataactcgaaaaccttgaaaacagacaaatccaaatatgtaaaaatatacagtgtgttccatttaaaaaaatacattttgtgtcGTTACAGTTTTTTGGACCAATTagtatttttgacgtttaaatgtcagtttttcttactattattatttttcgaattaatttttgaataaagttatatacagggtgtatctgaatgacatgcccaaacttcagggggtgattctttaggcaattttaagggtactttgatatataaaccatgggcgacttggactcccctaaggagctacaccccttcaaaaatggcgaaaaattttggtttaatttttttttctcaaaaaccataaacgctaagagaacgaaatttggggaatatgttaaACTGGTAGTAGGGCGTTTTCACCCTATTTGGACTTTCAACCtatccttctaaactactaaatgtaaccaccccctttacatttttgctacaATCTTTTTATGCAGCgggtaaatacattaaaaaaaaattacataggtagatgaaagtattctaaaacttttttgtctctctaaaatttttccaaaaacgactaatttttgagaaaaataataataaagcaaacactgcccgttcaacaacggggttgtcgatcaaaagttggaacgaatttttaatgaaaaaatcttagtaggttttgcaatctttgtcagaaatatttttgacgtttaaatgtcagtggttttcttactattattattgtttttcaaattaatttatgaataaagttccaccgcatttacgctcgtgcACGcgacatttcaaaattttaaataaaacaataataatagtaagaaaaccactggcATTTAaccgtcaaaaatatttctgacaaagattgctaagcctgctaagattttttctttaaaaattcattccaactttcgattaacaacgctacagcttaacagttagtgtttgcttaattaatttttttctcagaaactattaacttttcgaagaacatcagagaggcaaaaaagttttagaatattttcgtctatctaaataaaatatttccaatgtatttatcatcgtcataaaaaagatctagacaaaaattgaacgggggtggttatgtttagtaacttagaagggaagattgaaagtacaaataggctcgaaacatgccctattataagctaaacatatttcccaaatttcattttcttggtgttaatggaaaattattaatcgaaaTCACTGATAGTTTATATgagaaagtacccttaaaattgcctaaagaatcaccccctgaagtttgAGCACGTCATTCAGAtgcttcaaggggtgattctttagtgaatgttaagggtactttgatatatgaccCATGGGCGACTtaggctcccctaaggagctacacccctccaaaaatggcggaaaattttggtttaatttttttttctcaaaaaccataaacggtAGGAagatgaaatttggggaatatgtttaactcataataggacacgttttgaccctatttgtacttttaacCTACCCTTGTAAagtactaaacgtaaccacccccgttcaatttatgcctagattttttttatgaagatgataaatacattggaaaaatttcagttagatagataaaactattctaaaacttttttgtctctctgatgttcttctaaaatttactaatttctgagaaaaaaaaaaattaagcaaacactaactgttaagctatagggttgttaatcgaaagttggaataaattttaaatgaaaaaatcttagtaggctttgcaatctttgtcagaaatatttttgacgtttaaatgtcagcggttttattactttattattgttttatttaaaattttgaaacgtcgagtgaacgagcgtaaatgcgatagaactttattcaaaaattaattcgaaaaacaataataatagtaagaaaaactgatatttaaacgtcaaaaatatttctgataaagattgcaaagcctactaacaagggaagtatcagaactgtccctcaccgattttgttgaaatttagtacagcgatagtatggccaaaaataaggtttacgtattttttatacgtgctaataaagcccctggggcgagttataagggttggaaatcagggcgaaatatatatattcgcttataggctgaaaacgaaaatagtaATCGAAAtttggtaaatgtaaactgatattcattttcaaagagctttccattgatatatcacacatatatctgagggctgcagggggtaaactacccctagttttttgaaatattttaaaaactacgcTGTCGATTTTCGCGATATCATGTATTCTaatagtacgtttaaaaatattaatgacgtgttttttcttatttgcctctgaccatcctctgcaaagttacggggtatgatagataacACCTTTCcttaataatgtaataaactgttacacttttgaacaatattttgaagaaaaccattaattagatgtaaattaagatttacgcagtaaaTTAAACTCTATACGACATTaaggggtggctggggttaactaccctaaccacccccaaattttttttttttgcgaaaattgtttgtcgattttggtgcaatttaccacgatgatttttttatacgttaggtagtactattgtaagaacttacaagggttagaagtttggggtagaaaatatattttcgctaataactttcatactcctacagaaaaagcttttttatccttattctattttaataacacaaaacttaggataattatataaatatttattaataatgagttaaaaagcaactgaaaaaaaagttttttttaatttatttttatttaatgtattgttGACAATCATTGTTTCTATCAGTTGTGTTAAATCTGAGGGtattaaatacaatgttcAAAGCAGATAACATATTCGTTTATGCATCAAAGTCATCTAAACTGACTTCTGCTCATATAAAAAATTGGCTACAAAATCTCTATTTCCCAAACACCGGACCCAAATCATTACTATTACTGGATTCTTGGAGAGGCCACTGCCCTGAAATTATTAGTAAAGTAACTCCATCAGATATTAAGTTTAAATGTTtgtctatacctgcagggacaacaggtcaaattcaacccctggatgtatttggttttagaacatggaaaaatttcattagaagATTTTCTGATCAAGTTATTCTCTATCAGTACGATGTCAATTTGTATCAgcgagataatattttaaaattgcaatccttaacgcataaccagttgtcttccccacgatttattaatgtttttaaatacgcctGGTTTACATCTGGAGACATAGAGGAAAGACCAGAACAGTTTGAAAATCCGGTGGAGGTTTGCTTTTCCAATGAAAAACCTACGTGCGATATCTGTGGAGATATAGCTGTTATAacttgtgcatggtgtaaacaatcgttgtgtttaaaacattttttccatgattttcattattgccaacaatgtattgaataaaaaaagtaaaaaaaaagaaattaaattaataatgtagaatacaatttgtgatagtcaaccattcttttgtcagttactttttaactcattattaataaatatttatataattatcttaacttttgtgttatttaaatagaataaggataaaaaacatttttctgtaggagtatgaaagttattagcgaaaatatattttctaccccaacCTCTACCCCTAgtaagttcttacaatagtactacctaacgtataaaaaaatcatggtggtaaattgcaccaaaatcgacaaacaattttcgtaaaaaaacattatttttggGGTGattagggtagttaaccccagctaccccttaatgtcgtatagggtttattttactgcgtaaatcttaatttacatctaattaatggttttcttcaaaatattgttaaaaagtgtaacagtttatcacattattcttaaggaaaggggttatctatcataccccgtgcaggggatggtcagaggcaaataagaaaaaacacgtcattaatatttttaaacgtactataaggacacataatatcgccaaaatcgacagggtagtttttaaaatattccagaaaactaggggtagttgaccccctgaagccctcagatatatgtgtgatatatcaatggaaagctctttgaaaatgaatatcagtttacatttaccacatttcgatagctattttcgttttcagcctataagcgaatatatatatttcgctccgatttccaacccttataactcgccccaggggctttattagcacgtataaaaaaatacgtaaaccttatttttggccatactatcgctgtaccaaatttcaacaaaatcggtgagggacagttctgatacttcccttgtaagattttttcattaaaaattcattccaacttttgatcgacaaccccctTGTTTacgggcagtgtttgcttaaatattttttttaataaagttgattaaaaacaaaattctaataaagaaatattaattttccttgttgttaattaatattacaatGAAATTGCCTTACCAAAACATCTTTAACACCCAATTCATTCCTTGGTACAACCGAAACACTCCTATTCTTATTAGAAGTTCCAGGTTCCTCCTCCAATCGCATCCGTTTAGCAGCCGGACCAGCAGAATGACTCCTCTTCTTAGTTTTCGTGAAATGCGCGTTTTCACTTCCGGACATATCAACCCCCAAATCTTCCATTTGCGATCGCAATTTCGAAACGGAACGATCCCGACCTTTCGGAGCCGTTGTGCGTGGCAAAACGGGTTTCCTACTTTGTTTAAGAATGCGACTTTCATCTTTCAGGATCGCCTTTTTATTACGAATTTGCAAGGCGagttgtttaatttgtttcattGTATCAGTAAGTTCGATTTTCGGAGTTACATACATTCCTGTTTCTTCTCTGAGGTCCTCttctttttctaattcttctaatttctaaataaaaaaataaatttttaca
This genomic stretch from Onthophagus taurus isolate NC chromosome 7, IU_Otau_3.0, whole genome shotgun sequence harbors:
- the LOC111422504 gene encoding U-scoloptoxin(01)-Cw1a-like, whose protein sequence is MESYLSLGFLIIAFLISGSYSGYYIIPGQMPYDGYHDLHLPHDPPLYPTLRKVPKTSFSCESRSAGYYADIEAACQAYHVCNDKKKIVASFLCTNGTLFNEQFQVCDQFYNVRCGSKYLDLF